The following proteins are encoded in a genomic region of Ammospiza caudacuta isolate bAmmCau1 chromosome 13, bAmmCau1.pri, whole genome shotgun sequence:
- the IRF8 gene encoding interferon regulatory factor 8, which produces MCDRNGGRRLRQWLIEQIDSELYAGLIWENEDKSMFRIPWKHAGKQDYNQEVDASIFKAWAVFKGKFKEGDKAEPATWKTRLRCALNKSPDFEEVTDRSQLDISEPYKVYRIVPEEEQKCKAGVANGSSLNDVTDMDCSSSAIDDLIKEPSCVDEYLGIIKRSPSPPQETCRNPPIPDWWVQQPSPALPLMNGYSSYEQYHSGYSQMVISFYYSGRLVGHVSTSCSEGCRISLGQPSGHAEKLYAPDALEQVRFPSADAIQNERQKQITRKLFGHLDRGVLLHSNKQGIFIKRLCQGRVFWSGNTMAYKDRPNKLDREDVVKIFDTNLFFRELQQYYNNQGRFPDSRVMLCFGEEFPDAVPLRCKLILVQVEQLYLRQVVDEAGKSCSSSPMLPMAEEPQHEQGYRIFQDICTTRPLFRESQQIAV; this is translated from the exons ATGTGTGACAGGAACGGCGGGCGGCGGCTGCGGCAGTGGCTGATCGAGCAGATCGACAGCGAGCTCTACGCGGGGCTCATCTGGGAGAACGAGGACAAGTCCATGTTCCGCATCCCCTGGAAGCACGCCGGCAAGCAGGACTATAACCAGGAGGTGGATGCTTCCATTTTCAAG GCCTGGGCTGTTTTCAAAGGCAAGTTCAAGGAGGGTGACAAAGCCGAGCCGGCCACGTGGAAGACGCGGCTGCGCTGCGCCCTGAACAAGAGCCCTGACTTTGAGGAGGTGACAGACAGGTCCCAGCTGGACATCTCCGAGCCCTACAAGGTCTACAGGATCGTGccagaggaggagcagaagt GCAAAGCAGGGGTGGCCAACGGGAGCAGCCTGAACGATGTCACCGACATGgactgcagctcctctgccatcGACGACCTCATCAAGGAG ccctcCTGTGTGGATGAGTACCTGGGCATCATCAAGAGGAGCCCCTCACCCCCACAGGAGACCTGCAGGAACCCCCCAATACCCGACTGGTGggtgcagcagcccagccctg CGTTGCCCCTGATGAATGGATACTCCAGCTATGAGCAGTATCACTCAG GTTATTCCCAGATGGTGATCAGCTTCTACTACAGCGGGAGGCTGGTGGGCCACGTCAGCACCTCGtgctctgagggctgcaggaTCTCCCTGGGGCAGCCCTCGGGCCATGCGGAGAAGCTCTACGCCCCCGATGCCCTGGAGCAAGTGCGGTTCCCCTCGGCCGACGCCATCCAGAACGAGCGGCAGAAGCAGATCACCAGGAAGCTCTTTGGCCACCTGGACAGGGGTGTCCTCCTGCACAGCAACAAGCAGGGCATCTTCATCAAgaggctctgccagggcagggtcttCTGGAGTGGCAACACCATGGCCTACAAGGACAGGCCCAACAAGCTGGACAGGGAGGATGTGGTGAAGATCTTTGACACCAATTTGTTCTTCCGAG agctgcagcagtacTACAACAACCAGGGCCGCTTCCCAGACAGCAGGGTCATGCTGTGCTTCGGGGAGGAGTTCCCAGACGCCGTGCCCCTGAGGTGTAAACTCATCCTTGTCCAG GTGGAGCAGCTGTACCTGAGGCAGGTGGTGGACGAGGCtggcaagagctgcagctccagccccatgCTGCCCATGGCTGAGGAGCCCCAGCATGAGCAGGGCTACCGGATCTTCCAGGACATCTGCACAACGCGGCCGCTCTTCAGGGAGAGCCAGCAGATCGCAGTGTGA